DNA from Sulfurimonas xiamenensis:
TCACTCTCATCCTCATCTTCATCATCTTGAAGCTGTTTTTTTATAGCATAACGAGGCTCTTTTGCTAACTCTTCATACTCTTTATACTGCTTTGAATATGCTTTATAAACATTTAATATAGCCGCTGCAATACCTATAAAAACTCCTATCCATAAAGTCCAACCGGCACCTGTTAAGTTTTTAAGCAAGATGCCTATACCAACACC
Protein-coding regions in this window:
- a CDS encoding AtpZ/AtpI family protein — protein: MVENEKKEEKTPKIKPIIEAADNLSLGISIAVAVVMGVGIGILLKNLTGAGWTLWIGVFIGIAAAILNVYKAYSKQYKEYEELAKEPRYAIKKQLQDDEDEDESEKNY